From Halobacillus sp. Marseille-Q1614, the proteins below share one genomic window:
- a CDS encoding MetQ/NlpA family ABC transporter substrate-binding protein, translated as MRKFLTSSIFALLLLVLAACGSSDDSSEEGPGSEITVGASSTPHAEILEEAKPLLEEEGITLNIEQYQDYILPNQDLHEGNIDANYFQHIPYLEDQMAQNDFDFANLGGIHIEPMGIYSKDFQSIDEIKEGTTVLMSNSTADHGRILSLLETEGLIKLDENVEKVEATVDDIVENPKNLQFDAGIDAALLPENYEREDNVLVAINTNYAIEAGLNPSEDALILEGSDSPYVNVIAAKSEHEDNESLNKLVEVLRSEEIQTFIEEEYEGAVVPVSE; from the coding sequence ATGAGAAAGTTTTTAACAAGTTCTATTTTTGCCCTGCTGCTGCTCGTACTTGCAGCTTGCGGTTCATCAGATGATTCATCAGAGGAAGGACCTGGCTCTGAAATTACTGTAGGAGCTTCCAGTACTCCTCACGCGGAGATTTTAGAAGAGGCTAAGCCGCTTCTTGAAGAAGAAGGAATCACCCTTAATATTGAGCAGTATCAGGACTACATCCTGCCGAACCAGGACCTGCATGAAGGAAATATCGATGCTAACTACTTTCAGCATATTCCTTATTTAGAGGACCAAATGGCTCAAAATGATTTTGATTTTGCTAATTTAGGCGGTATTCATATAGAGCCAATGGGTATCTATTCTAAAGATTTTCAAAGCATTGACGAAATTAAAGAAGGTACAACTGTACTAATGAGTAATTCAACAGCAGATCATGGACGAATTCTTTCCTTATTGGAAACAGAAGGACTAATCAAGCTGGATGAGAATGTAGAAAAAGTGGAAGCAACTGTTGATGATATCGTAGAAAATCCAAAGAACTTACAGTTTGATGCAGGAATTGACGCAGCGCTTCTTCCTGAAAATTATGAGCGTGAGGACAATGTTCTTGTAGCGATCAATACGAACTATGCGATCGAAGCAGGCTTAAACCCTAGTGAGGATGCTTTAATCCTTGAAGGCTCTGATTCTCCTTACGTGAACGTGATCGCAGCGAAAAGTGAGCATGAAGATAACGAATCTTTAAACAAACTTGTGGAAGTTCTTCGCTCAGAAGAAATCCAAACATTTATTGAAGAAGAATATGAGGGAGCAGTAGTTCCTGTAAGTGAATAA
- a CDS encoding carboxymuconolactone decarboxylase family protein has protein sequence MEYEQHNLAEAYLEQYKHGVGLFTRKLPEVAHAFNEFSEVCFKEGELSQKQKQLMALGISIVAQDEYCIVYHTKGCIDQGATEQEIMEACGVAAAFGGGAALSQCVTLVQESFNDLTQH, from the coding sequence ATGGAGTATGAACAGCATAATTTAGCAGAAGCTTATTTAGAACAGTATAAGCATGGAGTAGGATTATTTACGAGAAAACTGCCTGAGGTTGCTCATGCGTTTAATGAATTTTCGGAAGTTTGTTTTAAAGAAGGAGAACTTTCTCAGAAACAAAAGCAATTAATGGCGCTGGGAATAAGTATTGTAGCTCAAGATGAATATTGCATCGTTTATCATACAAAAGGTTGTATTGATCAAGGTGCCACGGAACAGGAAATCATGGAAGCGTGTGGAGTCGCAGCAGCTTTTGGCGGCGGTGCAGCACTTAGCCAGTGTGTTACTTTAGTACAGGAATCCTTTAACGATTTAACACAACATTGA
- a CDS encoding acetyl-CoA C-acetyltransferase — MKEAVIVAGARTPVGRAKKGTLAHTRPDDLAALTIKETLKRAGGYEGNIDDVIIGCAMPEAEQGMNMARNICGLAGLHYKVPAITINRYCSSGLQSIAYGAEKIMLGHIDTAIAGGAESMSLIPMGGHVIKPNVQLVENAPEYYMSMGHTAEEVANRFQISREDQDAFAARSHERAGQALKEGKFKDEIVPVNVVHRTVGSDHKLKEKEITFEMDEGVRPDTTVDVLAKLKPAFSVKGSVTAGNSSQMSDGAASVLLMDREKAKAEGMTPLVKFRSFAVAGVEPEVMGVGPIEAVPKALKMAGLELADIGLFELNEAFASQSLRVIRELGLNIDKVNVNGGAIALGHPLGCTGTKLTLSLIHEMKRRNEQFGVVTMCIGGGMGAAGVFELL, encoded by the coding sequence GTGAAAGAAGCAGTTATTGTAGCTGGAGCGAGAACCCCGGTCGGCCGGGCGAAAAAAGGAACACTGGCCCATACAAGACCGGATGACTTGGCAGCACTTACTATAAAAGAGACTCTTAAGCGGGCAGGCGGATATGAAGGAAACATCGATGACGTAATTATAGGCTGCGCCATGCCAGAGGCTGAACAGGGGATGAACATGGCCAGAAATATTTGTGGATTGGCAGGCCTCCATTATAAGGTTCCGGCGATAACGATCAACCGGTATTGTTCCTCTGGCCTGCAGAGTATTGCTTACGGTGCGGAAAAAATTATGCTGGGGCATATTGATACGGCGATTGCAGGCGGAGCAGAGTCCATGAGTCTTATTCCAATGGGAGGCCATGTAATTAAGCCAAATGTTCAATTAGTTGAAAATGCACCTGAGTATTATATGTCCATGGGGCATACAGCCGAAGAGGTAGCAAATCGGTTTCAGATTTCCCGTGAGGATCAAGATGCATTTGCCGCAAGAAGCCACGAACGAGCGGGGCAGGCATTGAAAGAAGGAAAATTTAAAGATGAGATTGTTCCTGTGAATGTTGTTCATCGGACAGTCGGCAGTGACCATAAACTAAAAGAGAAAGAAATCACTTTTGAAATGGATGAAGGGGTACGCCCGGACACAACGGTTGATGTGTTAGCTAAATTAAAACCAGCTTTTTCTGTGAAAGGCTCCGTAACAGCGGGGAATTCATCACAAATGAGTGATGGAGCTGCTTCTGTATTACTTATGGACCGTGAAAAAGCCAAGGCAGAAGGGATGACGCCATTAGTTAAATTTCGTTCCTTTGCGGTAGCTGGAGTAGAGCCTGAAGTCATGGGTGTGGGACCGATCGAAGCTGTACCGAAAGCATTAAAAATGGCGGGTTTGGAATTAGCGGACATTGGATTGTTTGAATTAAACGAAGCCTTTGCTTCTCAATCATTAAGAGTTATTCGGGAACTTGGCTTGAATATTGATAAAGTAAATGTCAATGGAGGAGCGATCGCACTAGGTCACCCGCTTGGATGTACTGGAACAAAACTGACGCTCAGCTTAATCCATGAAATGAAGCGCAGAAACGAACAGTTTGGCGTAGTCACTATGTGTATTGGCGGCGGTATGGGAGCTGCTGGGGTATTTGAACTTTTATAA
- a CDS encoding arsenate reductase family protein codes for MPLTFYWYPNCGTCKKAKKWLDEHEVSYEAVHIVEDTPSKDEITELVRKSDQPVRKFFNTSGKKYRELKLKDKLPSASEEEMITWLAEDGMLIKRPIVTNGEKVTVGFKEDQFEKIWNK; via the coding sequence ATGCCGTTAACCTTTTATTGGTATCCAAACTGCGGAACATGTAAGAAAGCTAAAAAGTGGCTGGATGAACATGAGGTATCTTATGAAGCTGTACATATTGTAGAAGATACTCCGAGTAAGGATGAAATTACTGAATTAGTGAGAAAAAGTGATCAGCCTGTCCGAAAGTTCTTTAATACCAGTGGGAAGAAATATAGAGAATTAAAATTGAAGGACAAGCTTCCTTCCGCTTCCGAAGAAGAGATGATTACCTGGCTGGCCGAAGATGGCATGCTTATTAAACGTCCTATTGTGACGAATGGTGAAAAAGTAACGGTAGGTTTTAAAGAGGATCAGTTCGAGAAAATATGGAATAAGTGA
- a CDS encoding TlpA disulfide reductase family protein: MKLAPDFTLPYIDSENNFTLSQQQGKVVILTFWASWCTDCGIDMPKKEQLFQTMDHSKVSMLTINVTGRERSIHDAEDYYDKFLTQPTLTDRGTKIYKLYKAKGVPTTVIINQEGELAFQFNDKADFLDIVKAIGTLI, encoded by the coding sequence ATGAAACTTGCTCCTGATTTTACACTGCCTTATATAGATTCAGAAAACAACTTTACCCTTTCCCAACAACAAGGAAAAGTTGTAATCCTTACGTTTTGGGCTTCCTGGTGTACTGATTGCGGGATTGACATGCCTAAAAAAGAACAGCTGTTTCAAACGATGGATCACTCCAAAGTTTCTATGCTGACGATCAACGTTACAGGCAGAGAAAGAAGTATTCATGACGCCGAAGACTATTATGATAAATTTCTGACGCAGCCTACTTTAACAGATAGAGGTACAAAAATTTACAAATTATATAAAGCTAAAGGAGTTCCCACTACTGTGATCATAAATCAAGAAGGAGAACTGGCTTTTCAGTTTAACGATAAAGCTGACTTCCTGGATATTGTGAAAGCGATTGGGACCCTTATCTAG
- a CDS encoding methionine ABC transporter permease encodes MFNQLFPNVKAEDIVEATYETMYMTVISVAGTFIIGLLLGLLLYLSGPGGMWQNKALNWITSALVNVFRAIPFIILILLLFPFTDFLMGTIRGPKAALPALIVGGAPFYARLVEIALKEVDKGVIEAAKSMGAKYRTIIFKVLLPESMPALISGITVTAIALIGYTAVAGVIGAGGLGDFAYFYGFQRREFDVVAVCTILIVIIVFIFQFIGDISSRKLDKR; translated from the coding sequence ATGTTTAATCAGCTATTTCCCAATGTAAAAGCCGAAGATATCGTTGAGGCAACCTATGAAACCATGTACATGACGGTGATATCTGTAGCTGGAACTTTTATTATAGGTCTTCTGCTTGGGCTGCTTCTTTACTTATCAGGTCCAGGCGGCATGTGGCAAAATAAAGCATTGAATTGGATCACCTCTGCTTTAGTCAATGTTTTCCGGGCTATTCCTTTTATCATATTGATTTTACTGCTGTTCCCTTTTACAGATTTTCTTATGGGAACGATTCGAGGTCCTAAAGCAGCCTTGCCGGCTCTTATTGTCGGAGGCGCCCCATTTTATGCCCGTCTTGTAGAAATTGCCTTAAAAGAGGTGGACAAAGGGGTTATTGAAGCTGCTAAATCTATGGGAGCGAAATACAGAACAATCATTTTTAAAGTCCTGCTTCCTGAGTCTATGCCGGCCTTAATTTCAGGGATTACGGTAACGGCCATTGCTTTAATAGGATACACAGCTGTGGCTGGTGTTATTGGTGCAGGCGGTCTAGGGGACTTTGCTTACTTCTATGGTTTCCAGCGCAGAGAGTTCGATGTCGTTGCTGTATGTACGATTTTAATTGTGATCATTGTATTCATCTTCCAGTTCATTGGAGATATTTCCTCCAGAAAACTGGATAAAAGATAA
- a CDS encoding topoisomerase — MMDERILIVEGITDKKQINKILKDPVEILCTHGTLGIERMEELILDYNLDHRPVFILVDEDYSGNKLRKQLSAELPHAEQIYIDKAFREVAATPEPELARVLLKHHFKIKPIYLI; from the coding sequence ATGATGGATGAGCGAATATTAATAGTTGAAGGTATTACCGACAAGAAACAAATTAATAAAATTCTTAAGGATCCTGTGGAGATTTTATGTACCCATGGTACGTTAGGAATTGAGAGGATGGAAGAACTTATCCTAGATTATAATCTTGATCATAGACCTGTTTTTATATTAGTTGATGAAGATTATTCGGGAAATAAGCTGAGAAAACAGCTTTCTGCTGAATTGCCGCACGCGGAGCAAATCTATATTGATAAAGCTTTCCGGGAAGTGGCAGCCACTCCAGAACCAGAATTAGCGAGAGTCTTATTAAAACACCATTTTAAAATAAAGCCAATTTATCTTATTTAA
- a CDS encoding acyl-CoA dehydrogenase family protein: MSELKEMIKGGGFLVEDLTANDVITPEDFTEEHHMIAKTTEDFVLGEVVPKIDNLENHEFEHSVALLKKAGELGLLGADVPEEYGGLQLDKISSSLITEKFSRAGGFSVTHGAHVGIGSLPIVFFGNEEQKQKYLPKLATGEKIAAYALTEPGSGSDALGAKTTAKLNEAGTHYVLNGEKQWITNSAFADVFVVYAKIDGDKFTAFIVERDFSGVSTGPEEKKMGIKSSSTRTLVLEDAEVPVENVLGEIGRGHVIAFNILNVGRYKLAIGGVGGSKRAIELAVKYANQRKQFKTPISSFPLIQEKLASVAVNTYANESSVYRTVGLFEQSMGKLSEEELKDGKAVAKVIAEYAIECSLNKVFGTELLDFAVDEAVQIHGGYGFMQEYEVERIYRDSRINRIFEGTNEINRLIVPGTLLKKAMKGELPLLQKAQALQEEIMTMMPEEPGEEALEQEKYLLKNAKKIALLAAGLAAQKYGEKLENEQELLVNIADITGEIYNMESAVLRTEKAIGKLGEEKSAQKLLYTQVYVQEAFNRIEAHAKETLIASESGDTLRMMLGALRKLTRHTPTNVIVKKRKIAQTLIQNEKYTV; this comes from the coding sequence ATGAGTGAATTAAAAGAGATGATTAAAGGCGGAGGCTTTCTTGTTGAAGATTTAACAGCGAATGACGTAATTACTCCAGAAGATTTCACAGAAGAACATCACATGATTGCCAAAACTACGGAAGACTTTGTATTAGGGGAAGTAGTTCCTAAAATTGATAATCTAGAAAACCATGAATTTGAACATTCTGTTGCCCTCTTGAAAAAAGCGGGAGAGCTTGGTCTTCTTGGAGCAGATGTACCTGAAGAATACGGCGGCCTGCAGCTTGATAAAATCAGTTCCTCTCTCATTACGGAAAAGTTCTCACGCGCCGGCGGATTCTCTGTCACTCACGGTGCACACGTAGGAATTGGTTCTCTTCCTATTGTGTTTTTTGGGAATGAAGAGCAGAAACAAAAGTACCTACCGAAGCTTGCGACTGGTGAGAAAATTGCAGCTTATGCTTTAACAGAGCCAGGTTCCGGATCCGACGCTTTAGGGGCGAAGACAACGGCTAAATTGAATGAAGCGGGCACTCATTATGTGTTAAATGGTGAAAAGCAGTGGATTACAAACTCAGCTTTTGCTGATGTATTTGTTGTCTATGCAAAAATAGACGGAGACAAATTTACCGCATTTATTGTAGAAAGAGATTTCAGCGGAGTGTCTACCGGCCCTGAAGAAAAGAAAATGGGAATTAAGAGCTCATCTACACGTACGTTAGTTTTAGAAGATGCTGAGGTACCGGTGGAAAATGTACTAGGTGAAATTGGCAGAGGCCATGTAATCGCGTTTAATATCTTAAATGTGGGCCGCTATAAGCTGGCCATTGGTGGAGTAGGCGGTTCTAAGCGAGCAATTGAGTTAGCTGTAAAATACGCAAATCAGCGCAAGCAGTTCAAAACTCCTATTTCTAGTTTTCCATTAATCCAGGAAAAACTGGCGTCTGTAGCTGTTAATACGTATGCCAATGAAAGCTCAGTTTATCGTACAGTTGGTTTGTTCGAACAGAGCATGGGTAAATTATCAGAAGAAGAATTAAAAGACGGTAAAGCCGTAGCCAAAGTTATTGCTGAATATGCGATTGAGTGTTCATTAAATAAGGTGTTCGGTACTGAACTGCTTGATTTTGCAGTGGATGAAGCTGTACAGATCCATGGCGGCTATGGGTTTATGCAGGAATATGAAGTAGAGAGGATCTACCGTGATTCCCGTATTAACCGAATCTTTGAGGGAACGAACGAGATTAACCGTTTAATTGTACCTGGTACGTTGCTTAAGAAAGCAATGAAAGGTGAACTGCCATTACTTCAGAAAGCGCAGGCATTGCAGGAAGAAATTATGACCATGATGCCTGAAGAGCCTGGCGAAGAAGCATTGGAGCAAGAAAAGTACCTGCTGAAAAATGCCAAGAAAATTGCTCTGCTTGCTGCTGGATTAGCTGCTCAAAAGTATGGCGAGAAGCTTGAGAATGAACAGGAGCTCTTAGTGAATATAGCTGACATCACAGGCGAGATTTACAATATGGAATCGGCTGTTCTTCGTACCGAAAAAGCAATCGGCAAGCTGGGAGAAGAAAAATCAGCCCAAAAACTTCTTTATACTCAAGTTTATGTACAGGAAGCCTTTAACCGGATTGAAGCCCACGCTAAAGAAACATTAATTGCTTCTGAATCTGGTGATACACTTCGTATGATGCTTGGAGCATTAAGAAAATTAACACGTCATACTCCAACAAATGTTATTGTGAAGAAACGTAAGATCGCACAAACACTTATCCAGAATGAAAAGTATACCGTTTAA
- a CDS encoding methionine ABC transporter ATP-binding protein, with product MISIEGLSKVFKTRDRDVKAVDKLDLTVDKGEIFGVIGYSGAGKSTFIRLLNRLEEPSEGAININDQNIIELSKSELRVARQNIGMIFQHFNLLWSRTVFDNISFPLEIAGVPKEERANRVSELIDLVGLTGRGQSYPSQLSGGQKQRVGIARALANNPEVLLCDEATSALDPETTDSILDLLVDINEKLGLTIILITHEMHVIRKICHRVAVMESGKVVESGDVLDVFLHPKEKVTKRFVDQVMGDPDREDSLNLIQERYKNGEIVQLHFIGENTNQALISDVSRKFPVDVNILHGKITQTQKGAYGTMLVQIVGAEAEISRAIEYIRETSVEVEVSPNV from the coding sequence ATGATATCTATTGAAGGTTTATCTAAGGTTTTTAAGACAAGAGATCGAGACGTTAAAGCAGTCGATAAGCTGGATTTAACGGTCGATAAAGGAGAAATCTTTGGAGTAATCGGGTACAGCGGTGCCGGGAAGAGTACGTTTATCCGGCTCCTTAACCGCCTCGAAGAACCATCCGAAGGTGCAATTAATATAAACGATCAAAATATTATTGAACTGAGTAAAAGTGAACTGCGGGTAGCCCGCCAAAATATCGGGATGATCTTTCAACATTTTAACTTATTATGGTCTCGTACAGTTTTCGATAATATTTCTTTTCCATTAGAAATAGCAGGAGTACCTAAAGAAGAACGTGCCAATAGAGTAAGTGAGCTTATTGATTTAGTTGGGTTAACCGGCAGAGGCCAGTCTTATCCCTCTCAATTAAGCGGCGGTCAAAAGCAGAGAGTGGGTATTGCCCGCGCTCTTGCTAACAACCCGGAGGTACTGCTTTGTGATGAAGCCACTTCCGCACTTGATCCAGAAACGACGGACTCTATTCTCGATTTATTAGTAGACATTAATGAAAAACTTGGACTTACTATCATTTTAATTACTCACGAAATGCATGTTATCCGTAAAATCTGTCACCGTGTTGCTGTTATGGAAAGCGGGAAGGTAGTCGAGTCAGGTGACGTTCTGGATGTGTTCCTTCATCCAAAAGAAAAAGTAACAAAGCGATTCGTTGATCAGGTGATGGGAGACCCGGATCGGGAAGATTCCCTGAACTTAATCCAGGAAAGGTACAAGAACGGTGAAATTGTACAGCTTCATTTTATTGGAGAGAATACAAACCAGGCGTTAATAAGTGATGTCTCGAGAAAATTCCCTGTCGACGTAAATATCCTGCATGGAAAAATTACTCAGACTCAAAAAGGAGCCTACGGAACTATGCTTGTTCAAATCGTAGGCGCTGAGGCAGAGATCAGCCGTGCTATAGAGTATATTCGAGAAACATCTGTTGAAGTGGAGGTCAGCCCTAATGTTTAA
- the gcvH gene encoding glycine cleavage system protein GcvH, which yields MSLPKDLLYSEEHEWVKKEGDKVRIGITDFAQSELGDIVFVELPEEGDTVEADEPFGSVESVKTVSELYAPVSGKVVEINEELEDSPEFVNESPYEKAWMIVVEPSDSSEMEELMSAEDYEEMINED from the coding sequence ATGAGTTTACCAAAAGACTTGCTGTATTCTGAAGAACACGAATGGGTAAAAAAAGAAGGCGACAAAGTACGTATCGGCATCACGGATTTTGCACAATCCGAACTTGGGGATATCGTATTCGTAGAGCTTCCTGAAGAAGGAGATACCGTTGAAGCAGATGAGCCTTTTGGAAGTGTAGAATCTGTTAAAACAGTTTCCGAACTTTACGCTCCTGTCAGCGGTAAAGTAGTAGAAATCAATGAGGAGCTCGAAGACAGTCCTGAATTTGTTAATGAGTCACCGTATGAAAAGGCATGGATGATTGTAGTTGAACCTAGTGACTCCTCTGAAATGGAAGAGCTTATGTCTGCTGAAGATTATGAGGAAATGATTAACGAAGACTAA
- the sufC gene encoding Fe-S cluster assembly ATPase SufC: MAGSTLEIKDLHVEIEGQEILKGVNLTINGGEFHAVMGPNGTGKSTLASAIMGHPKFEVTKGQVLLDGEDVLEMEVDERAQAGLFLAMQYPSEISGVTNSDFLRSAINAHREEGDEISLMKFIKEMDAAMDMLEMDKNMAQRYLNEGFSGGEKKRNEILQLMMIQPAIAILDEIDSGLDIDALKVVAKGINQMRDENFGCLTITHYQRLLNYITPDYVHVMMQGRVVKSGGPELAQRLEEEGYDWIKKELGIEDETIGQKA; encoded by the coding sequence ATGGCAGGATCAACTCTTGAAATTAAGGATCTTCATGTTGAAATCGAAGGTCAAGAAATCTTAAAAGGTGTGAACCTTACGATAAATGGTGGAGAATTCCACGCAGTAATGGGTCCAAACGGGACTGGTAAATCTACTTTGGCTTCAGCAATTATGGGACATCCAAAGTTTGAAGTTACAAAGGGACAAGTACTACTCGATGGAGAAGACGTACTTGAAATGGAAGTGGATGAGCGCGCTCAAGCCGGCCTGTTTCTTGCTATGCAATACCCTAGTGAAATCAGCGGTGTTACTAATTCTGATTTTCTGCGTTCTGCTATTAATGCTCATAGAGAAGAAGGCGACGAAATTTCTCTTATGAAATTTATTAAAGAAATGGACGCAGCAATGGATATGTTAGAAATGGATAAAAACATGGCTCAGCGTTACCTTAATGAAGGTTTCTCCGGCGGTGAGAAGAAGCGTAATGAAATTCTTCAGCTTATGATGATCCAGCCGGCTATTGCTATTCTAGATGAAATTGACTCAGGACTAGATATCGATGCACTCAAAGTAGTAGCTAAAGGTATTAATCAAATGCGCGATGAGAATTTCGGCTGCTTAACAATTACTCACTATCAGCGCCTGTTAAACTATATCACTCCAGATTATGTTCACGTTATGATGCAGGGACGCGTAGTTAAGTCTGGCGGTCCAGAGCTTGCACAGCGTCTGGAAGAAGAAGGCTATGACTGGATCAAAAAAGAGCTAGGCATCGAAGACGAAACAATCGGCCAAAAAGCGTAA
- the sufD gene encoding Fe-S cluster assembly protein SufD — MTVKVSLPYDKDYVADFSAGLNEPEWMTQLRLSALDKSESLDMPKPDKTNVDNWNFTEFKHQADGEAISSLSNIPEQLQDLLDKDNENQNLIIQRNHSIAYANLNQKLVDQGVILTDINTALQNHSDLVRKYYMTEAVQVDEHRLTALHAALMNGGIFLYIPKNVQVEEPLQAIFWQEDPEASLINHVLVVAEENSSVTYVENYTSNNKEERTSANIVTEVIAKAGATVSFGAVDNFEAGTTVYANRRGLADRDAKIEWALGQMNEGDTVSENITHLLGDNSHSNAKTVAIGRGSQKQNFTANITHFGKGSDGYILQHGVMKGNSSGIFNGIGKIEHGASKSNAEQESRVLMLSKNARGDANPILLIDEDDVTAGHAASVGRVDPMQLYYLMSRGISQFEAERLIIHGFLAPVVNQLPIEAVKQQLRQLIERKVY, encoded by the coding sequence ATGACAGTAAAAGTCTCGCTGCCATATGATAAAGATTATGTAGCTGATTTTTCCGCAGGCTTAAATGAACCTGAATGGATGACCCAGCTTCGTTTGAGCGCCTTGGACAAGTCAGAATCATTAGATATGCCAAAACCGGATAAAACGAATGTAGATAACTGGAATTTCACTGAATTTAAACACCAGGCTGATGGTGAAGCGATCAGTTCTTTAAGCAATATTCCTGAACAGCTTCAGGATTTATTAGATAAAGATAACGAGAACCAGAATCTAATCATTCAGCGTAATCATTCGATTGCTTACGCCAATCTTAATCAAAAGTTAGTTGATCAGGGTGTTATTCTTACGGATATTAACACAGCATTGCAAAACCACAGTGACTTAGTGCGAAAATATTATATGACTGAAGCTGTTCAGGTTGATGAACACCGTTTAACAGCCCTTCATGCAGCACTTATGAACGGAGGAATCTTCTTGTATATTCCTAAGAATGTACAAGTTGAGGAACCGCTTCAGGCTATTTTCTGGCAGGAAGATCCAGAAGCATCTCTCATTAACCATGTTCTTGTAGTTGCGGAAGAAAACAGCTCCGTGACGTATGTAGAAAACTATACTTCAAATAATAAAGAAGAACGTACTTCTGCAAATATCGTTACAGAAGTAATTGCCAAAGCAGGAGCAACTGTATCTTTTGGTGCAGTTGACAACTTTGAAGCAGGCACGACTGTATATGCAAATCGCCGCGGACTGGCTGACAGAGACGCTAAAATTGAGTGGGCTCTCGGTCAAATGAATGAAGGAGACACTGTTTCTGAAAATATTACTCACCTTCTTGGCGATAACTCTCATTCCAACGCTAAAACAGTAGCTATTGGAAGAGGTTCTCAGAAGCAGAACTTCACTGCAAATATTACTCATTTTGGTAAAGGGTCTGATGGATATATCCTTCAGCATGGAGTTATGAAAGGTAACTCTTCAGGTATCTTTAACGGAATTGGCAAGATTGAACACGGAGCATCTAAATCAAATGCTGAACAGGAATCTCGTGTCCTGATGCTTAGTAAAAATGCTCGTGGTGACGCGAACCCAATTCTTTTAATCGATGAAGACGATGTAACTGCCGGCCACGCAGCTTCTGTTGGAAGAGTAGATCCAATGCAGCTGTATTACTTGATGAGCCGCGGGATCTCGCAATTTGAAGCAGAGCGTTTAATCATTCATGGTTTCTTAGCTCCTGTTGTCAATCAGTTGCCAATTGAAGCCGTTAAGCAGCAATTACGTCAATTGATTGAAAGGAAAGTATATTAA
- a CDS encoding thioredoxin family protein, giving the protein MREFQNREVTEQLKTKGLAFTYIYTPFCGTCHLARKMLETIETTIKDEVFLEMNASLYPEFMQEYQVKSVPCLLITNQAEVIEKVYAFHSVPHMYEKVQQYL; this is encoded by the coding sequence TTGCGGGAGTTTCAAAACCGGGAAGTAACAGAGCAGCTCAAGACTAAAGGATTAGCATTCACTTACATTTATACTCCTTTTTGCGGAACTTGTCATTTAGCCCGTAAAATGCTTGAAACGATAGAAACTACTATAAAAGATGAAGTATTTCTCGAAATGAATGCATCTCTCTACCCGGAATTTATGCAAGAGTATCAAGTGAAAAGTGTTCCCTGTCTGCTTATTACCAACCAAGCTGAAGTCATAGAAAAAGTGTATGCTTTTCATTCTGTTCCTCACATGTATGAAAAGGTTCAACAATATTTGTAA